The following coding sequences are from one Verrucomicrobiia bacterium window:
- a CDS encoding polysaccharide export protein — translation MRMVCHLFYRQLCRLGVYGAWLFLGLACLALSSPAAEATNVAASSQILQVGDVVKISLEHPEWRGKPPFEQRIKEDGTITLPYINSIQAARKSPSQLEKDIRNAYLEQKYYKHLSVIVMSTENRFFFVYGIVKMPGRYPYVGDLTVTRAIATAGGFTEFSKKDNVTVTRQDGTIERVDCEKAEKNPGLDLPVYPGDTIIVQRRWL, via the coding sequence GCCTTGGGGTTTATGGCGCGTGGCTTTTCCTGGGGCTGGCCTGTCTGGCCCTCAGCAGCCCGGCCGCCGAAGCTACCAATGTGGCTGCCTCGAGCCAGATTCTGCAGGTGGGTGATGTGGTGAAAATCTCCCTGGAGCACCCGGAATGGCGGGGCAAACCGCCGTTTGAGCAGCGGATCAAGGAGGATGGCACCATCACCCTGCCGTACATCAACAGCATTCAGGCGGCCCGCAAATCGCCGTCCCAATTGGAGAAGGACATCCGCAACGCTTATCTGGAGCAGAAATATTACAAACATTTGAGCGTGATCGTGATGTCCACGGAGAACCGTTTCTTTTTTGTGTACGGCATCGTCAAAATGCCCGGCCGTTATCCCTATGTGGGTGATTTGACCGTCACCCGGGCCATCGCCACGGCGGGTGGTTTTACCGAGTTCAGCAAAAAAGACAACGTCACCGTAACCCGGCAGGATGGCACCATCGAGCGGGTGGATTGCGAGAAGGCGGAGAAAAACCCGGGACTCGATTTGCCGGTGTATCCGGGGGATACCATTATTGTGCAGCGGCGGTGGCTCTAG
- a CDS encoding FHA domain-containing protein, producing the protein MFQLQILSGRAAGTVQTARRLPFSVGRRAGADFCAEEPGVWDEHLRFELEGGEGIRVNALGEAPLVVNGTPMRRALLRNGDVLELGGLKLRFWLAPAPLRSLKMREWLTWGVLLVLGVLQVMLLIWLR; encoded by the coding sequence ATGTTTCAATTACAGATTCTTTCCGGCAGGGCGGCGGGCACGGTGCAAACGGCCCGCCGTTTGCCTTTCAGCGTGGGACGTCGCGCCGGGGCCGACTTCTGTGCGGAGGAACCCGGCGTGTGGGATGAGCATTTGCGCTTTGAGCTGGAAGGGGGCGAAGGAATTCGGGTAAACGCCCTGGGGGAGGCGCCGTTGGTGGTGAACGGCACACCGATGCGGCGTGCGCTGCTGCGCAACGGCGATGTGTTGGAACTGGGCGGCTTGAAGCTGCGTTTCTGGCTGGCGCCAGCGCCCTTGCGCTCGCTCAAAATGCGGGAATGGCTGACGTGGGGGGTACTGCTGGTATTGGGAGTGCTGCAGGTGATGTTGCTGATCTGGCTGCGCTGA
- a CDS encoding argininosuccinate synthase: MNIMKIVLAYSGGLDTSVLLSWIKEKYNAEMIAFCANIGQEEELKGLEKKAKKTGASKVYIDDLQEEFARDFIFPMIQAGAIYEGQYYMGTSIARPLIAKRMIEIARKEKADAIAHGATGKGNDQVRFELTAAALAPDIQVIAPWRDAAFRAQFPGRAEMIQYCEAKGIPVQATAKKPYSMDRNLLHISFEAGLLEDPWTDMFAPEHKDMFKLSVAPEDAPDRPEYVELEFKQGNCVAVNGEKLSPLGVMKKLNKLGGKHGVGRVDMVENRYVGMKSRGVYETPGGAILHFAHRQIESLTMDREVMHLRDSLIPRYAELVYYGYWFSPERYALQALVTESQRNVTGTVRVKLYKGNIMVAGRKSPVSLYNPHIATMEADPTRDYDQGDATGFIKLNALRLKVAAKVHGPLNKR; the protein is encoded by the coding sequence TTGAACATTATGAAAATCGTGCTGGCATATTCGGGCGGCCTCGACACCTCGGTGCTGCTCTCCTGGATCAAGGAAAAGTACAACGCGGAAATGATCGCCTTCTGCGCCAACATCGGCCAGGAGGAGGAACTCAAGGGCTTGGAGAAAAAAGCCAAAAAGACCGGCGCCTCCAAGGTTTATATTGATGACTTGCAGGAGGAATTCGCGCGGGATTTTATTTTTCCGATGATCCAGGCCGGGGCCATCTATGAGGGCCAATATTACATGGGCACGAGCATTGCCCGGCCGCTGATCGCCAAGCGGATGATTGAGATTGCCCGCAAGGAAAAGGCCGATGCCATTGCCCATGGCGCCACCGGCAAGGGCAATGACCAGGTGCGATTTGAGCTGACGGCGGCCGCCCTGGCGCCGGATATTCAGGTCATTGCCCCGTGGCGGGACGCCGCTTTTCGGGCGCAGTTTCCGGGGCGGGCCGAGATGATTCAATACTGCGAGGCCAAGGGCATTCCCGTCCAGGCCACAGCCAAGAAGCCCTACTCAATGGATCGCAACCTGCTGCATATTTCCTTCGAGGCTGGTCTGCTTGAGGATCCCTGGACGGACATGTTTGCGCCGGAACACAAAGACATGTTCAAGCTGTCGGTGGCGCCGGAAGATGCCCCCGATCGGCCCGAGTATGTGGAGTTGGAGTTCAAGCAGGGCAATTGCGTGGCGGTCAATGGCGAAAAGCTCTCTCCCCTGGGCGTGATGAAGAAGCTCAACAAGCTGGGAGGCAAGCATGGTGTAGGCCGCGTGGACATGGTGGAAAACCGGTATGTGGGCATGAAGTCGCGTGGCGTGTACGAGACACCGGGCGGCGCCATTCTGCATTTTGCCCATCGCCAGATCGAGTCGCTGACGATGGACCGGGAGGTCATGCATTTACGGGATTCCTTGATCCCGCGTTACGCCGAGCTGGTTTATTACGGCTACTGGTTCAGTCCCGAGCGCTATGCCCTGCAGGCGCTGGTGACCGAGAGCCAGCGCAACGTGACGGGCACGGTGCGTGTCAAGCTCTACAAGGGCAACATCATGGTGGCCGGCCGCAAATCCCCGGTCAGCCTTTACAATCCGCACATCGCCACGATGGAGGCGGATCCCACCCGGGATTATGATCAAGGCGATGCCACCGGCTTCATCAAATTGAATGCCCTCCGGTTGAAAGTCGCGGCCAAAGTGCACGGCCCCCTGAACAAACGCTGA
- a CDS encoding cytosine permease, with the protein MSNNTANTLPTYITSATPNPAANRAPWYKNTAPTYAGIFLWFVFWASASGSDNIAQSTLAQGVGWALISLVISALVCHFLFYLVPGLFGQKTGLPLYIVGTSTFGANGGFIMPGFLMGVLQFGWLGVNVYFSSCAIGGFFDAKINPGDFATIPMWVKIVMVVWGALAAFVGLKGIQYVAKVATYLPLIPLAILILMLVKTLGSVGDFKPEVLTAPAAAAEALTGKAAMLDAFGVLALMLTVVVGFFATAGAAGVDFGTNSRDCKDVQWGGLVGIALAIIFTAGAALLIVAGVYGNPELMKKAVTDKAGLNAFNMIGVIFSQDTARWFKLGLAIAAFPPACFSSFIAANSFKTTLPKVNPFVSVGIGAAVSILLAVFGIAGKAVQVFQIIGASFGPICGAMLVDYLINGKRWTGPRAGFNPAGWISWALGFVVGILPFLKVNVPAAPVAAFIVGAVVYFVCAKAGLQSQVVPLPAAEKQSA; encoded by the coding sequence ATGAGCAACAACACCGCAAACACACTACCAACCTATATCACCAGTGCCACGCCCAACCCGGCCGCCAACCGGGCGCCGTGGTACAAGAACACCGCCCCCACCTATGCGGGCATTTTCTTGTGGTTTGTGTTCTGGGCCAGCGCCTCCGGGAGCGATAACATTGCGCAAAGCACCCTGGCGCAAGGGGTGGGTTGGGCTCTGATCAGCCTCGTCATCTCGGCCCTGGTCTGCCATTTCCTGTTTTATTTGGTGCCGGGCCTCTTTGGCCAGAAGACCGGCCTGCCGCTCTACATCGTGGGCACCTCCACCTTCGGCGCCAACGGCGGGTTTATCATGCCGGGCTTCCTCATGGGCGTGCTGCAGTTTGGCTGGTTGGGTGTCAACGTCTATTTCTCCTCCTGCGCCATTGGCGGTTTCTTTGATGCCAAAATCAATCCGGGTGATTTCGCCACCATCCCCATGTGGGTCAAGATCGTGATGGTGGTCTGGGGCGCTTTGGCGGCCTTTGTCGGGTTGAAGGGCATTCAGTACGTCGCCAAAGTGGCCACCTACCTGCCGTTGATTCCCCTGGCCATCCTAATCCTGATGCTGGTGAAAACGCTCGGCAGCGTGGGCGACTTCAAACCGGAGGTGCTCACCGCCCCGGCCGCGGCGGCCGAAGCCCTGACCGGCAAAGCCGCCATGCTGGACGCTTTTGGCGTGCTGGCGTTGATGCTGACGGTGGTGGTGGGCTTTTTTGCCACCGCGGGCGCGGCGGGGGTGGACTTCGGCACCAACAGCCGCGACTGCAAAGACGTGCAATGGGGCGGTTTGGTGGGCATTGCCCTGGCCATCATCTTCACGGCGGGCGCCGCGTTGCTCATCGTGGCGGGCGTCTATGGCAACCCTGAATTGATGAAAAAAGCCGTGACCGATAAAGCGGGCTTAAACGCCTTCAACATGATTGGCGTTATCTTCTCCCAAGACACGGCCCGCTGGTTCAAACTGGGGCTGGCCATTGCGGCATTCCCGCCGGCCTGCTTCTCCTCCTTCATTGCGGCCAACAGCTTCAAGACCACCCTGCCCAAGGTTAACCCCTTTGTGTCTGTGGGTATTGGCGCCGCCGTAAGCATCCTGCTGGCCGTGTTTGGCATCGCGGGCAAAGCTGTGCAGGTGTTCCAAATCATCGGTGCCTCCTTCGGTCCGATTTGCGGCGCCATGCTGGTGGACTATTTGATCAACGGCAAGCGCTGGACCGGCCCGCGTGCGGGCTTCAATCCGGCAGGCTGGATTTCCTGGGCCCTGGGCTTCGTGGTGGGCATCCTCCCCTTCCTCAAGGTCAATGTGCCGGCGGCGCCGGTGGCCGCATTCATCGTGGGCGCGGTGGTTTATTTCGTCTGCGCCAAGGCCGGCCTGCAATCGCAGGTGGTGCCCCTGCCGGCCGCGGAAAAACAATCTGCTTGA